Proteins from a genomic interval of Gossypium hirsutum isolate 1008001.06 chromosome A09, Gossypium_hirsutum_v2.1, whole genome shotgun sequence:
- the LOC107888473 gene encoding pentatricopeptide repeat-containing protein At1g62930, chloroplastic isoform X2, with protein sequence MLKLGIEPDVVTLSTLINGFCKQSKISQAVCLFDEMVEKGYQPNLIIYNTILNGLCKTGNTDRAIRFLRMMEERGSEPNIVAYSTVIDCLCKNRLLNEALELFSKVKAKGIRPDIVIYNCLIHGMCNSGQHMEATRLLNEMVDNNISLSIFTYTILVDAYCKEGTISEAEAIVDTMRKQGIEPKVVTYNALINGYCLQNKMDKARRVLQLMIKKGYAPNILSYNIMINGYCKAKRLDKAMELFHEISQTGLIPDTVTYSTLMQGMCQLGRVSTACELLKKMVASGQVPDLVTCSILLDGFCKGGKLEEALKFFQAMWNSGVELNIVSYSILIDGLCKTGHIKVAKDLFCELSINGLKPNVYAYAIMINGFCKEGLLDEAYQLFRSMEDNDCLPNNCCYNVMIQGFFRNGYTSEATQLLTEMVAGESSTVHWQKARRKHFTAKC encoded by the exons ATGTTGAAGTTAGGGATTGAACCTGATGTTGTAACTTTGTCTACTTTGATTAATGGATTTTGTAAGCAAAGCAAGATTTCTCAAGCCGTGTGTTTGTTTGATGAAATGGTTGAAAAAGGGTATCAgcctaatttaattatttacaataCAATACTTAATGGATTGTGTAAGACTGGAAATACTGATAGAGCTATTAGGTTTCTAAGGATGATGGAAGAAAGAGGTTCCGAACCAAATATTGTAGCATATAGTACTGTCATTGACTGTCTCTGTAAAAACAGGTTGTTAAATGAGGCTCTCGAGCTCTTTTCTAAAGTGAAGGCTAAGGGCATTAGACCGGATATTGTTATTTACAATTGCTTAATTCATGGTATGTGTAATTCAGGTCAGCATATGGAGGCAACAAGGCTTTTGAATGAAATGGTGGATAACAATATTTCACTTAGTATTTTCACCTATACTATATTGGTTGATGCATATTGCAAAGAAGGAACGATTTCTGAAGCTGAAGCTATTGTTGACACAATGAGAAAGCAAGGCATTGAACCTAAAGTTGTTACCTATAATGCATTGATAAATGGCTATTGCTTGCAAAACAAAATGGATAAAGCTAGAAGAGTGCTTCAATTGATGATCAAGAAGGGTTATGCACCTAATATACTTAGTTACAACATCATGATCAATGGATATTGTAAAGCTAAAAGGTTAGACAAAGCAATGGAACTCTTTCATGAAATATCTCAAACGGGACTAATCCCGGATACTGTCACATACAGCACTCTTATGCAAGGTATGTGTCAATTAGGGAGAGTTTCTACGGCATGTGAACTTTTGAAAAAGATGGTTGCTTCTGGACAAGTTCCAGACCTGGTGACCTGTTCAATTTTGCTAGATGGTTTTTGCAAAGGTGGTAAACTCGAAGAGGCATTGAAATTTTTTCAAGCAATGTGGAACAGTGGGGTTGAACTCAATATTGTTTCTTATAGTATCCTAATTGATGGCTTGTGCAAAACTGGGCATATCAAAGTTGCAAAGGATTTATTTTGTGAACTCTCAATCAATGGTTTAAAACCAAATGTTTACGCATATGCTATAATGATTAATGGGTTCTGTAAAGAGGGATTGCTAGATGAAGCATACCAGTTGTTTAGGAGCATGGAAGATAATGATTGTTTGCCTAATAACTGCTGTTATAATGTAATGATCCAAGGGTTTTTCCGAAACGGCTATACCTCAGAGGCAACACAACTTCTTACAGAAATGGTCG CGGGTGAATCCTCAACAGTTCACTGGCAAAAGGCTCGAAGAAAACACTTCACTGCAAAGTGCTGA
- the LOC107888473 gene encoding pentatricopeptide repeat-containing protein At1g62930, chloroplastic isoform X1, whose translation MLKLGIEPDVVTLSTLINGFCKQSKISQAVCLFDEMVEKGYQPNLIIYNTILNGLCKTGNTDRAIRFLRMMEERGSEPNIVAYSTVIDCLCKNRLLNEALELFSKVKAKGIRPDIVIYNCLIHGMCNSGQHMEATRLLNEMVDNNISLSIFTYTILVDAYCKEGTISEAEAIVDTMRKQGIEPKVVTYNALINGYCLQNKMDKARRVLQLMIKKGYAPNILSYNIMINGYCKAKRLDKAMELFHEISQTGLIPDTVTYSTLMQGMCQLGRVSTACELLKKMVASGQVPDLVTCSILLDGFCKGGKLEEALKFFQAMWNSGVELNIVSYSILIDGLCKTGHIKVAKDLFCELSINGLKPNVYAYAIMINGFCKEGLLDEAYQLFRSMEDNDCLPNNCCYNVMIQGFFRNGYTSEATQLLTEMVGKGFSANLWTATLFVDLIIPSNKSILI comes from the coding sequence ATGTTGAAGTTAGGGATTGAACCTGATGTTGTAACTTTGTCTACTTTGATTAATGGATTTTGTAAGCAAAGCAAGATTTCTCAAGCCGTGTGTTTGTTTGATGAAATGGTTGAAAAAGGGTATCAgcctaatttaattatttacaataCAATACTTAATGGATTGTGTAAGACTGGAAATACTGATAGAGCTATTAGGTTTCTAAGGATGATGGAAGAAAGAGGTTCCGAACCAAATATTGTAGCATATAGTACTGTCATTGACTGTCTCTGTAAAAACAGGTTGTTAAATGAGGCTCTCGAGCTCTTTTCTAAAGTGAAGGCTAAGGGCATTAGACCGGATATTGTTATTTACAATTGCTTAATTCATGGTATGTGTAATTCAGGTCAGCATATGGAGGCAACAAGGCTTTTGAATGAAATGGTGGATAACAATATTTCACTTAGTATTTTCACCTATACTATATTGGTTGATGCATATTGCAAAGAAGGAACGATTTCTGAAGCTGAAGCTATTGTTGACACAATGAGAAAGCAAGGCATTGAACCTAAAGTTGTTACCTATAATGCATTGATAAATGGCTATTGCTTGCAAAACAAAATGGATAAAGCTAGAAGAGTGCTTCAATTGATGATCAAGAAGGGTTATGCACCTAATATACTTAGTTACAACATCATGATCAATGGATATTGTAAAGCTAAAAGGTTAGACAAAGCAATGGAACTCTTTCATGAAATATCTCAAACGGGACTAATCCCGGATACTGTCACATACAGCACTCTTATGCAAGGTATGTGTCAATTAGGGAGAGTTTCTACGGCATGTGAACTTTTGAAAAAGATGGTTGCTTCTGGACAAGTTCCAGACCTGGTGACCTGTTCAATTTTGCTAGATGGTTTTTGCAAAGGTGGTAAACTCGAAGAGGCATTGAAATTTTTTCAAGCAATGTGGAACAGTGGGGTTGAACTCAATATTGTTTCTTATAGTATCCTAATTGATGGCTTGTGCAAAACTGGGCATATCAAAGTTGCAAAGGATTTATTTTGTGAACTCTCAATCAATGGTTTAAAACCAAATGTTTACGCATATGCTATAATGATTAATGGGTTCTGTAAAGAGGGATTGCTAGATGAAGCATACCAGTTGTTTAGGAGCATGGAAGATAATGATTGTTTGCCTAATAACTGCTGTTATAATGTAATGATCCAAGGGTTTTTCCGAAACGGCTATACCTCAGAGGCAACACAACTTCTTACAGAAATGGTCGGTAAGGGCTTTTCTGCAAATTTATGGACTGCCACCTTATTTGTGGATCTCATCATACCATCTAATAAATCAATTTTGATCTGA
- the LOC107888473 gene encoding pentatricopeptide repeat-containing protein At1g62930, chloroplastic isoform X3, with protein MGQHMEATRLLNEMVDNNISLSIFTYTILVDAYCKEGTISEAEAIVDTMRKQGIEPKVVTYNALINGYCLQNKMDKARRVLQLMIKKGYAPNILSYNIMINGYCKAKRLDKAMELFHEISQTGLIPDTVTYSTLMQGMCQLGRVSTACELLKKMVASGQVPDLVTCSILLDGFCKGGKLEEALKFFQAMWNSGVELNIVSYSILIDGLCKTGHIKVAKDLFCELSINGLKPNVYAYAIMINGFCKEGLLDEAYQLFRSMEDNDCLPNNCCYNVMIQGFFRNGYTSEATQLLTEMVGKGFSANLWTATLFVDLIIPSNKSILI; from the exons ATGG GTCAGCATATGGAGGCAACAAGGCTTTTGAATGAAATGGTGGATAACAATATTTCACTTAGTATTTTCACCTATACTATATTGGTTGATGCATATTGCAAAGAAGGAACGATTTCTGAAGCTGAAGCTATTGTTGACACAATGAGAAAGCAAGGCATTGAACCTAAAGTTGTTACCTATAATGCATTGATAAATGGCTATTGCTTGCAAAACAAAATGGATAAAGCTAGAAGAGTGCTTCAATTGATGATCAAGAAGGGTTATGCACCTAATATACTTAGTTACAACATCATGATCAATGGATATTGTAAAGCTAAAAGGTTAGACAAAGCAATGGAACTCTTTCATGAAATATCTCAAACGGGACTAATCCCGGATACTGTCACATACAGCACTCTTATGCAAGGTATGTGTCAATTAGGGAGAGTTTCTACGGCATGTGAACTTTTGAAAAAGATGGTTGCTTCTGGACAAGTTCCAGACCTGGTGACCTGTTCAATTTTGCTAGATGGTTTTTGCAAAGGTGGTAAACTCGAAGAGGCATTGAAATTTTTTCAAGCAATGTGGAACAGTGGGGTTGAACTCAATATTGTTTCTTATAGTATCCTAATTGATGGCTTGTGCAAAACTGGGCATATCAAAGTTGCAAAGGATTTATTTTGTGAACTCTCAATCAATGGTTTAAAACCAAATGTTTACGCATATGCTATAATGATTAATGGGTTCTGTAAAGAGGGATTGCTAGATGAAGCATACCAGTTGTTTAGGAGCATGGAAGATAATGATTGTTTGCCTAATAACTGCTGTTATAATGTAATGATCCAAGGGTTTTTCCGAAACGGCTATACCTCAGAGGCAACACAACTTCTTACAGAAATGGTCGGTAAGGGCTTTTCTGCAAATTTATGGACTGCCACCTTATTTGTGGATCTCATCATACCATCTAATAAATCAATTTTGATCTGA
- the LOC107888472 gene encoding uncharacterized protein isoform X2, with product MENSVAEHQRREASSSSSDPSNHAQVCIEMEKSIEVSLVHQSRRPNLSSLQIPLRSLESSFYDFTTVDIPSDPSPSSTKAGLPPRPHSAKIRSSVRNLLPQRSFRVNNLCQKGEKMVLLVPETPPSDSSMEKPSTSRSFSLNKVLFPSTKVAHSLPVTPIAYSGPKPIPERHIDAQSHVTNSVVQPHSMTRSLSVPVNVKRISVRRADSGRGLVRVISATPRPAALEGSLPDDAPSTEINAGEDIPEEEAVCRICLVELGEGGETLKMECSCKGELALAHKDCAVKWFSIKGNKTCDVCKQDVQNLPVTLLKVNDPRIVIRRPPTVPQQAQVSGYRVWQDIPVLVMVSILAYFCFLEQLLVSDLGPRALAISLPFSCALGLLSSMIASTMVSRSYIWAYASFQFAMVILFAHIFYTVLAVSPILSVLLSSFTGFGIAISTNSVLVEYLRWRIRRQTQPRQQQINGTLQQ from the exons ATGGAGAATTCAGTTGCTGAACATCAACGCAGGGAagcatcttcttcttcatcagatCCTTCAAATCATGCTCAG GTATGTATTGAAATGGAGAAAAGTATAGAAGTCTCTTTGGTTCATCAGTCTAGACGACCAAATCTCTCCTCTTTGCAAATACCTTTGAGGTCTTTGGAAAGTTCTTTCTATGATTTTACAACTGTAGATATTCCTTCTGACCCAAGTCCTAGTTCGACTAAAGCAGGGCTGCCTCCTAGACCCCATTCAGCTAAAATCAGATCCTCTGTTAGAAATCTTCTTCCACAAAGGAGTTTTAGGGTAAATAATTTGTGCCAAAAAGGTGAGAAGATGGTTCTTTTAGTTCCAGAGACACCTCCTTCTGATAGTTCTATGGAGAAGCCTTCTACTTCAAGGTCATTTTCTCTCAACAAAGTTTTGTTCCCTTCAACAAAGGTAGCACATTCTTTACCGGTTACACCAATTGCGTATTCAGGTCCGAAGCCTATACCGGAAAGACATATAGATGCTCAGTCTCATGTTACT AACTCAGTAGTTCAGCCACATAGTATGACACGCTCTTTGTCAGTACCAGTTAATGTTAAACGTATAAGTGTAAGACGAGCAGATTCTGGAAGAGGTTTGGTCCGTGTAATTTCAGCAACTCCTCGTCCTGCAGCACTTGAGGGTTCCTTGCCAGATGATGCCCCATCAACAGAAATTA ATGCAGGTGAAGACATTCCTGAAGAAGAAGCAGTATGCAGGATTTGCTTGGTTGAGCTAGGTGAAGGAGGTGAGACTCTGAAGATGGAGTGTAGCTGTAAAGGAGAGCTTGCACTTGCTCACAAAGACTGTGCAGTGAAGTGGTTTAGCATCAAAGGAAACAAGACATGTGATGTCTGCAAGCAAGATGTTCAGAATCTCCCTGTAACTTTATTGAAAGTGAATGATCCAAGGATTGTTATCAGACGACCTCCGACTGTGCCACAGCAGGCTCAAGTTTCTGGTTACAG GGTCTGGCAGGATATACCAGTTCTCGTCATGGTCAGCATACTGGCTTACTTCTGTTTCCTTGAACAACTTCTG GTGTCTGATTTGGGTCCTCGTGCTCTAGCCATCTCATTACCGTTCTCCTGTGCTTTAGGTCTTCTTTCCTCCATGATTGCCTCCACAATGG TGAGCAGGAGTTACATATGGGCATATGCTTCCTTCCAGTTTGCAATGGTTATTCTGTTTGCTCATATCTTTTATACAGTA CTTGCTGTGAGCCCAATTCTCTCGGTCCTCCTATCGTCCTTCACTGGATTTGGTATTGCAATTAGTACAAATTCAGTTCTTGTGGAATACCTCAGATGGAGAATAAGAAGACAAACACAACCACGACAACAGCAAATTAACGGAACCTTGCAGCAATGA
- the LOC107888472 gene encoding uncharacterized protein isoform X1 codes for MENSVAEHQRREASSSSSDPSNHAQVCIEMEKSIEVSLVHQSRRPNLSSLQIPLRSLESSFYDFTTVDIPSDPSPSSTKAGLPPRPHSAKIRSSVRNLLPQRSFRVNNLCQKGEKMVLLVPETPPSDSSMEKPSTSRSFSLNKVLFPSTKVAHSLPVTPIAYSGPKPIPERHIDAQSHVTNSVVQPHSMTRSLSVPVNVKRISVRRADSGRGLVRVISATPRPAALEGSLPDDAPSTEITSEDAGEDIPEEEAVCRICLVELGEGGETLKMECSCKGELALAHKDCAVKWFSIKGNKTCDVCKQDVQNLPVTLLKVNDPRIVIRRPPTVPQQAQVSGYRVWQDIPVLVMVSILAYFCFLEQLLVSDLGPRALAISLPFSCALGLLSSMIASTMVSRSYIWAYASFQFAMVILFAHIFYTVLAVSPILSVLLSSFTGFGIAISTNSVLVEYLRWRIRRQTQPRQQQINGTLQQ; via the exons ATGGAGAATTCAGTTGCTGAACATCAACGCAGGGAagcatcttcttcttcatcagatCCTTCAAATCATGCTCAG GTATGTATTGAAATGGAGAAAAGTATAGAAGTCTCTTTGGTTCATCAGTCTAGACGACCAAATCTCTCCTCTTTGCAAATACCTTTGAGGTCTTTGGAAAGTTCTTTCTATGATTTTACAACTGTAGATATTCCTTCTGACCCAAGTCCTAGTTCGACTAAAGCAGGGCTGCCTCCTAGACCCCATTCAGCTAAAATCAGATCCTCTGTTAGAAATCTTCTTCCACAAAGGAGTTTTAGGGTAAATAATTTGTGCCAAAAAGGTGAGAAGATGGTTCTTTTAGTTCCAGAGACACCTCCTTCTGATAGTTCTATGGAGAAGCCTTCTACTTCAAGGTCATTTTCTCTCAACAAAGTTTTGTTCCCTTCAACAAAGGTAGCACATTCTTTACCGGTTACACCAATTGCGTATTCAGGTCCGAAGCCTATACCGGAAAGACATATAGATGCTCAGTCTCATGTTACT AACTCAGTAGTTCAGCCACATAGTATGACACGCTCTTTGTCAGTACCAGTTAATGTTAAACGTATAAGTGTAAGACGAGCAGATTCTGGAAGAGGTTTGGTCCGTGTAATTTCAGCAACTCCTCGTCCTGCAGCACTTGAGGGTTCCTTGCCAGATGATGCCCCATCAACAGAAATTA CTAGTGAAGATGCAGGTGAAGACATTCCTGAAGAAGAAGCAGTATGCAGGATTTGCTTGGTTGAGCTAGGTGAAGGAGGTGAGACTCTGAAGATGGAGTGTAGCTGTAAAGGAGAGCTTGCACTTGCTCACAAAGACTGTGCAGTGAAGTGGTTTAGCATCAAAGGAAACAAGACATGTGATGTCTGCAAGCAAGATGTTCAGAATCTCCCTGTAACTTTATTGAAAGTGAATGATCCAAGGATTGTTATCAGACGACCTCCGACTGTGCCACAGCAGGCTCAAGTTTCTGGTTACAG GGTCTGGCAGGATATACCAGTTCTCGTCATGGTCAGCATACTGGCTTACTTCTGTTTCCTTGAACAACTTCTG GTGTCTGATTTGGGTCCTCGTGCTCTAGCCATCTCATTACCGTTCTCCTGTGCTTTAGGTCTTCTTTCCTCCATGATTGCCTCCACAATGG TGAGCAGGAGTTACATATGGGCATATGCTTCCTTCCAGTTTGCAATGGTTATTCTGTTTGCTCATATCTTTTATACAGTA CTTGCTGTGAGCCCAATTCTCTCGGTCCTCCTATCGTCCTTCACTGGATTTGGTATTGCAATTAGTACAAATTCAGTTCTTGTGGAATACCTCAGATGGAGAATAAGAAGACAAACACAACCACGACAACAGCAAATTAACGGAACCTTGCAGCAATGA
- the LOC107888472 gene encoding uncharacterized protein isoform X4 — MSATVIKVCIEMEKSIEVSLVHQSRRPNLSSLQIPLRSLESSFYDFTTVDIPSDPSPSSTKAGLPPRPHSAKIRSSVRNLLPQRSFRVNNLCQKGEKMVLLVPETPPSDSSMEKPSTSRSFSLNKVLFPSTKVAHSLPVTPIAYSGPKPIPERHIDAQSHVTNSVVQPHSMTRSLSVPVNVKRISVRRADSGRGLVRVISATPRPAALEGSLPDDAPSTEINAGEDIPEEEAVCRICLVELGEGGETLKMECSCKGELALAHKDCAVKWFSIKGNKTCDVCKQDVQNLPVTLLKVNDPRIVIRRPPTVPQQAQVSGYRVWQDIPVLVMVSILAYFCFLEQLLVSDLGPRALAISLPFSCALGLLSSMIASTMVSRSYIWAYASFQFAMVILFAHIFYTVLAVSPILSVLLSSFTGFGIAISTNSVLVEYLRWRIRRQTQPRQQQINGTLQQ; from the exons ATGTCAGCAACTGTGATAAAG GTATGTATTGAAATGGAGAAAAGTATAGAAGTCTCTTTGGTTCATCAGTCTAGACGACCAAATCTCTCCTCTTTGCAAATACCTTTGAGGTCTTTGGAAAGTTCTTTCTATGATTTTACAACTGTAGATATTCCTTCTGACCCAAGTCCTAGTTCGACTAAAGCAGGGCTGCCTCCTAGACCCCATTCAGCTAAAATCAGATCCTCTGTTAGAAATCTTCTTCCACAAAGGAGTTTTAGGGTAAATAATTTGTGCCAAAAAGGTGAGAAGATGGTTCTTTTAGTTCCAGAGACACCTCCTTCTGATAGTTCTATGGAGAAGCCTTCTACTTCAAGGTCATTTTCTCTCAACAAAGTTTTGTTCCCTTCAACAAAGGTAGCACATTCTTTACCGGTTACACCAATTGCGTATTCAGGTCCGAAGCCTATACCGGAAAGACATATAGATGCTCAGTCTCATGTTACT AACTCAGTAGTTCAGCCACATAGTATGACACGCTCTTTGTCAGTACCAGTTAATGTTAAACGTATAAGTGTAAGACGAGCAGATTCTGGAAGAGGTTTGGTCCGTGTAATTTCAGCAACTCCTCGTCCTGCAGCACTTGAGGGTTCCTTGCCAGATGATGCCCCATCAACAGAAATTA ATGCAGGTGAAGACATTCCTGAAGAAGAAGCAGTATGCAGGATTTGCTTGGTTGAGCTAGGTGAAGGAGGTGAGACTCTGAAGATGGAGTGTAGCTGTAAAGGAGAGCTTGCACTTGCTCACAAAGACTGTGCAGTGAAGTGGTTTAGCATCAAAGGAAACAAGACATGTGATGTCTGCAAGCAAGATGTTCAGAATCTCCCTGTAACTTTATTGAAAGTGAATGATCCAAGGATTGTTATCAGACGACCTCCGACTGTGCCACAGCAGGCTCAAGTTTCTGGTTACAG GGTCTGGCAGGATATACCAGTTCTCGTCATGGTCAGCATACTGGCTTACTTCTGTTTCCTTGAACAACTTCTG GTGTCTGATTTGGGTCCTCGTGCTCTAGCCATCTCATTACCGTTCTCCTGTGCTTTAGGTCTTCTTTCCTCCATGATTGCCTCCACAATGG TGAGCAGGAGTTACATATGGGCATATGCTTCCTTCCAGTTTGCAATGGTTATTCTGTTTGCTCATATCTTTTATACAGTA CTTGCTGTGAGCCCAATTCTCTCGGTCCTCCTATCGTCCTTCACTGGATTTGGTATTGCAATTAGTACAAATTCAGTTCTTGTGGAATACCTCAGATGGAGAATAAGAAGACAAACACAACCACGACAACAGCAAATTAACGGAACCTTGCAGCAATGA
- the LOC107888472 gene encoding uncharacterized protein isoform X3: MSATVIKVCIEMEKSIEVSLVHQSRRPNLSSLQIPLRSLESSFYDFTTVDIPSDPSPSSTKAGLPPRPHSAKIRSSVRNLLPQRSFRVNNLCQKGEKMVLLVPETPPSDSSMEKPSTSRSFSLNKVLFPSTKVAHSLPVTPIAYSGPKPIPERHIDAQSHVTNSVVQPHSMTRSLSVPVNVKRISVRRADSGRGLVRVISATPRPAALEGSLPDDAPSTEITSEDAGEDIPEEEAVCRICLVELGEGGETLKMECSCKGELALAHKDCAVKWFSIKGNKTCDVCKQDVQNLPVTLLKVNDPRIVIRRPPTVPQQAQVSGYRVWQDIPVLVMVSILAYFCFLEQLLVSDLGPRALAISLPFSCALGLLSSMIASTMVSRSYIWAYASFQFAMVILFAHIFYTVLAVSPILSVLLSSFTGFGIAISTNSVLVEYLRWRIRRQTQPRQQQINGTLQQ; the protein is encoded by the exons ATGTCAGCAACTGTGATAAAG GTATGTATTGAAATGGAGAAAAGTATAGAAGTCTCTTTGGTTCATCAGTCTAGACGACCAAATCTCTCCTCTTTGCAAATACCTTTGAGGTCTTTGGAAAGTTCTTTCTATGATTTTACAACTGTAGATATTCCTTCTGACCCAAGTCCTAGTTCGACTAAAGCAGGGCTGCCTCCTAGACCCCATTCAGCTAAAATCAGATCCTCTGTTAGAAATCTTCTTCCACAAAGGAGTTTTAGGGTAAATAATTTGTGCCAAAAAGGTGAGAAGATGGTTCTTTTAGTTCCAGAGACACCTCCTTCTGATAGTTCTATGGAGAAGCCTTCTACTTCAAGGTCATTTTCTCTCAACAAAGTTTTGTTCCCTTCAACAAAGGTAGCACATTCTTTACCGGTTACACCAATTGCGTATTCAGGTCCGAAGCCTATACCGGAAAGACATATAGATGCTCAGTCTCATGTTACT AACTCAGTAGTTCAGCCACATAGTATGACACGCTCTTTGTCAGTACCAGTTAATGTTAAACGTATAAGTGTAAGACGAGCAGATTCTGGAAGAGGTTTGGTCCGTGTAATTTCAGCAACTCCTCGTCCTGCAGCACTTGAGGGTTCCTTGCCAGATGATGCCCCATCAACAGAAATTA CTAGTGAAGATGCAGGTGAAGACATTCCTGAAGAAGAAGCAGTATGCAGGATTTGCTTGGTTGAGCTAGGTGAAGGAGGTGAGACTCTGAAGATGGAGTGTAGCTGTAAAGGAGAGCTTGCACTTGCTCACAAAGACTGTGCAGTGAAGTGGTTTAGCATCAAAGGAAACAAGACATGTGATGTCTGCAAGCAAGATGTTCAGAATCTCCCTGTAACTTTATTGAAAGTGAATGATCCAAGGATTGTTATCAGACGACCTCCGACTGTGCCACAGCAGGCTCAAGTTTCTGGTTACAG GGTCTGGCAGGATATACCAGTTCTCGTCATGGTCAGCATACTGGCTTACTTCTGTTTCCTTGAACAACTTCTG GTGTCTGATTTGGGTCCTCGTGCTCTAGCCATCTCATTACCGTTCTCCTGTGCTTTAGGTCTTCTTTCCTCCATGATTGCCTCCACAATGG TGAGCAGGAGTTACATATGGGCATATGCTTCCTTCCAGTTTGCAATGGTTATTCTGTTTGCTCATATCTTTTATACAGTA CTTGCTGTGAGCCCAATTCTCTCGGTCCTCCTATCGTCCTTCACTGGATTTGGTATTGCAATTAGTACAAATTCAGTTCTTGTGGAATACCTCAGATGGAGAATAAGAAGACAAACACAACCACGACAACAGCAAATTAACGGAACCTTGCAGCAATGA